In Yamadazyma tenuis chromosome 7, complete sequence, the sequence TTCAAATCCATTATGTCTGGAGGATCTGATTTCCTTTCCAAGGGGATAGACCTCGTTCAAAAGGCTATCGATGCTGATACCGCCACACGGTACGAAGAAGCCTACAAATTGTACTACAACGGCTTGGATTACCTTATGCTTGCCATCAAGTACgaaaaaaaccaaaagtCCAAGGAATTGATTCGGTCCAAGTTTACTGAGTATCTCACCCGAGCTGAACAGCTCAAAGACCATTTGGAAAAACAGCTGCTGAAGTCCAACTCGGCCGAAAACTCCTCCACCAATGGGTCCACCAAGGCCCGGAAACCAGGCGAAACTAGTGGTGATGACGACGACGCCGATACCAAGAAACTCAGAGGTGCTCTTGCTGGGGCTATTCTCTCTGAGAAACCAGACGTTAAGTGGAGCGATATTGCCGGGTTGGAAAGCGCCAAAGAAGCGTTGAAAGAAGCAGTGATCTTGCCCGTCAAGTTCCCCCAGTTGTTTAAAGGCAACCGGAAACCCACCTCGGGTATTCTCCTTTACGGGCCTCCAGGTACTGGAAAATCGTACCTCGCGAAAGCGGTAGCCACCGAAGCCAATTCGACTTTTTTCTCTGTGTCATCCTCGGACTTGGTTTCCAAGTGGATGGGAGAGTCTGAGCGGTTGGTGAAGCAGTTATTCACCATGGCCCGTGAAAGCAAGCCGTCGATCATCTTTATTGATGAGGTGGATGCCTTGTGTGGGCCTCGAGGTGAGGGAGAAAGTGAGGCTCTGAGAAGAATTAAAACCGAGCTCTTGGTGCAAATGAACGGGGTGGGTAACGATTCCAGTGGCgtgttggtgttggggGCCACGAACATCCCATGGCAATTGGATGCAGCTATTAGACGGAGATTTGAAAAGAGAATCTATATTCCTTTACCTGATGAAGATGCCCGAACCCGGATGTTCGAACTCAACGTGGGGGACGTGCCGTGTGAGTGTAACGCCCAGGATCTTCGGGCATTGGCATCCATGACCGACGGCTACTCGGGTCATGATATTGCGGTGGTGGTGAGAGACGCATTGATGCAGCCCATCCGGAAGATTCAGCAGGCCACCCATTTCAAGCCGGTGCAAGACCAAGATGGCAATAGGAAACTCACTCCATGTTCGCCTGGAGACGAGGGGGCGGTTGAAACCAACTGGATGGACATTGGCACCGACGAGTTGCAGGAGCCGGACTTGACGATAAAAGACTTtatcaagtccatcaagaGCAACAGGCCTACTGTGAATGCCTCGGACATCGAGAACCACATCAAGTTCACCGACGACTTTGGACAGGAGGGAAATTGATGGCTCCGGTAGTCCAGTTACAGTTACAGTCTTAATATCATTTTCTATTATACACTAATCATTCGTCCCTCATGGGTGAGCGAGATCTGTCTCTTGTAGGGCTTCTTGACCGGTCTATACGAGCCATTGCGTCTGCGAAAAGgtcttccacttcttccCGTCCCCTTGGCCTGGCTCGAGCCTGAAGCTTATCGGCAAACAAATCATCACTGTAGTCACGTTGATGACGACGTTTCTTGGGATTGATGGGTCTCTTTTTGTGGGGTCTTCTCTCGGGTTCTCCGTGCAATAAATAGTACCGAGAATACACCGCCGCATTCTTCACCTTTCTATCTGACTGGAAACTAAGCCTGGCATACAACACCACCGCCGACTCGTCTTCGTCCATGTTCGAGGTTTGGGCCTCCAGCGTCTCTGTTTCCACCCCCAACCGATGGGCCAATGTGGTTCGCTTTTGAAACTCAATCACCGGGGTGTATGGTTTGGTTTCTCTCTCTTGcaccaacaagttcacCTGATAGATCACTGGCATTGGCACCACCGCGGGGTTGGCTCCGGTGATGGATATCTGGTCGAGGGCGTGGGTAGCATCTTCGTGGGTGGTGAACACAATGTTCACCGCACCATCGTTAATCCACTGAACCCTGAACTTACGCTGAGCATCGCCCAGCACCGGGGTATACGTGGTGGTCGGGAGGCCCGACTCCTCGTTGTTTTCGGTCGTCACCACGTAGTTGACGTAGTAATTGATAAACGCTtcgatgtttttggtggacaACGAGTTGACACCACGAATGTGGATGGCTTCGGGTCTCAAAGTCTCGGAGGTACCATTGACAGAGACGTCCACGGTCTGTTCGGCCAACCGCTTCGCTCTGTCGTTCTCGTCCTCGATACTTTGCACAAGCAAACCCCCGTACGGCGCTGGTTCTGGTATTTCGTCTGTCATctggtgttggtgaagaGTGAGCGCGGTGAAATTTTTATGAGACTTGGGAGACACAAAAAGCTAGGTCGTAGATTAAATTACATTACTGGGGAATATGGGCGTCTTTGGGGGGAGGTATTTTCTATTGTTCCATCTCGATGGCCTCAACCGCCTCATTTTCGGGGACAGCAGCGGTGGCTGTGTCTGTGGCTTCTCTAACAAACAAAACGTTGTTACACCGTATAAACACCTCTCCCACCGTTTCGGCGGTCTTCTTACCGTCGACGTACGCGGTCTCGGATGCGTCATCCAACTGGAAGTTCATGTAGTTGTCCACAGATACAAGGTTGCCTGTGTACTCCGTTTTGTTCCATTTGAGTCTGACAATCACCCGCTTGTTTAGAAGCGTTTTGAGAAACggtttggggttgatgGGGTTGAACTATAGCGGTTAGTAAGATGCTTGCGTGGACCCCTCGTGCGAGCGTTTGGGGGAATTAATCGTGGTACATactgaagttgaagacatggttggtgatgaaaaatCCTGTCGCGCACTGATTTTTCATCTCAAATCAACACATACACCTCAAGCATCATGAACCAAACCCATCGGATCTTGTGTATAGGGGTTCTCGTGCGGTTCCTTTTGCCCACGTTGTTTCCGTCCATTCCCTTTAAGCTCTCCACCgtggtggagttggccACGCCCATCAATTCATACACGTCTCTCCAAGAAGCGTTTTTCTATCTTCAGCACAGCATAAATCCATATGATGGGGGTGTCAACCATCACCCACCGCTCCTTGTGGCATTCTTTGGCCTCTTCAAGTCCCAGCTTCCCGACTCCGTCTTTTTGACGGCTTGCAATTTGCTCTACTCGGTGGTTGACGTAATAATAGCATTGAGGTTGGCCAGCCTCAACCGCTGGTATAACGCCAGAGTGTCCAAAAAAACTGGCGAGCCAGTGGCGCCATTGAGCGATGCGTTGATGGTTTCGTTCTACTTGTTCAACCCGTTGATTATTCTCACCAACTTGTCTCACTGTACGCTTGTGTTTTCACAGTTGTTCATAATTGAATCACTCCACCAATTGACCTCCAACACGAATCTTGCCAGAGCCATGGTCAGCTTGGGGATCGCTACGTACCTCTCGGGTAGCCCGGTGCTCATGGTGGTGCCGGTATTGGCGTTGGCGTATGTGAGTTTGCCAAAACACAAGTGGGAGAACGTCTACATTCAAGGTACAGTGGTGTTTTTCATGACCTGTGGGTTATTGGTGTTTATCTCGGCCATCTGGACGTCGTCAGTGGCGTTCTTGGACCAGTGTTATGGGGTTATTATCAGATTCGACAAGATCCAGCCAAATGTGGGGCTTTGGTGGTACTTTTTCACGGAGatgtttgactttttcacACCCTTCTACATTGGTGTTTTCAACTTATTTTCCATGATATTCATCGTGCCACTCACGATAAGGTTCTTTGAGTACGAGGATAAAGACCCCAAAAAGGCGTCTGTCAAAACTGGAGATGCGTTTCTTGCGGTATACTTGTGCTACGTATGGATGTCGTTCCTCAAATCGTATCCTACAGTCGGAGACTTTGGCCTTGCCATCTCTTTGGCTCCtattttcgcagccacgGTTCTTCCTTACTGCAAACTCGTATACATCACGGCCCTCACACTTCTTGTGTGTCTAATTCTTTCGCCCATCTTCTACTACTGTTGGATTGTATTGGGAAACGGtaactccaacttcttctaCAGTATCAACTTGGTGTGGGGTGGCGTACACATCTTGGTGCTCATCGACTTTACATGGGGTCAGCTTATCAGAGAATACTGCCAGGAACATGATATCTCACCGGAACAACGTCATGTGATCAGATTGACCCAGTTATAGTTATAGCCAAAATACAAACCAGTTCGCATTATTTCTGCCAATCAAGAGTCGAGGAATTTGAATTTTTTCCATTTCTCACTCaaaagttttcaaacaaaacttACCAGATTATCATTCCAAAAACCATGATGTCCCGTGCAGCTTTCCGCTCCTACAGCTCCGCCGCTGCACCTTTGAAGGTGGCCGCCAGAGATGCCCCAGGAAACTTGACCACTCTCTCAGTGATTGTTAACAACGCTGGTTCCAAGGCTGGGAAATCAGGTGTAGCACACTTGttatccaagttcaacttcatgaaTACCGAATCCAAATCAGCCTTAAGATTCACCAGAGAAAGCGAATTGTTGGGTGGTGTGGTGTCTACCGATGTCACCAGAGATGCCATTGTTTTGAAAACTcaatttttgaaggaagacTTACCTTACTATGTGGAAGCCTTGGGTAACGTTCTTACCAAAACCTCGTTTAGACCCCACGAGCTCCCAGAAACTGTCTTGCCTGCTGCCTTGAACGAGTACGAAAACGCCCATGCCTCCAACGCCTTTGTGGCCTCCGAAGCTTTACACGAAATCTCCTTCAGAAGAGGTTACGGCCATCCTTTATACTACGACGGTACCAAAACCTACACCAGCGAAGATGTGGCCCAGTTTGCTTCCGAAGTGTACACAGCCGGAAACGTGTCGATTGTGGCCTCGGGAGCCGTTGAAGctgacttggtcaaattcATAGGTGAATCGGCCTTCAGTGAATTACCTACCGGATCCACCTCCGCTGTCGCCGTCAAGGCTTACACTGGCAAAGAAGCCAGAGTGAGAGTCTCTGGCCAGTCATTGGCGGTGATTGGAGTGCCAATCAAACCAGCTGAATTTGCCAAGTATGACATTTTGTCTGCCACCATTGGCTCTGCCTACTTACCAGCCACCAACACTCCACTTTTCCAGATCCCTGGTGCTTCTTCGCAAGTGTACAAATACCAGGACGCCGGTTTGTTCGTGGTGTCGGTTGCCGGCTCGGACTCTGCTGTGGTTGCTGAAGGCATTAAAAAGGTCAAGGCAGTGGTGGACTCCATCACTGCGTCCGACTTATCCAAATCCGTCAAGGCCGCCAAGTTGGCAGTAGCCTTGGAGTCCACTTTGGAATCGCCTTTGGAATACGCCATTGATGCCTCTGCTGCCAAGGGTGGTAAGTTGAGTTCGTTCAACTATGTTGCCGTTGGTGATGTAGATGTGTTACCATTTGCTGATGAATTGTAAGTGGACTGCCTGTCGTAAATAATGCATTAATTTATTATTCCCTATATATACCGGGGTACCTGGTTGTTAGTCTGAAAAAACAAACTAATATAAATAACATTCTGTACAGTTAGTTTGAAAAGCGAACTATGATATTCTGTATTGGGTCGGTGCGAAAAGccaaaaatttttcagtcTCATCTATCACCAGCATTACCAATCACCATGTCTGACATCGAAGAAAACGCATACAACGACGCGCCCGAAAACTACGACGACTTTGATCAGGCTGATCACTTCTCCGAgaatgagtttgaagatcCTGAACCCGAAACCAATGGAGATGTGGACATGAAAACAGAAGATGGACGCACCATCATCAATGGAGGAATTGGACCTGATGAGTCCAAACCCCGGGCCAAGACCACGGCCGAGCTCGCCATACCCAAGCACCAGAGAACAACCACGCCGTATATGACCAAGTACGAAAGAGCCCGGGTGTTAGGAACCAGAGCTTTACAAATCTCGTTAAATGCGCCGGTATTGGTGGACATTGAAGGTGAAACTGACCCACTACAAATCGCCATGAAAGAGTTGTCCCAAAGAAAGATTCCGCTTGTGATCAGAAGATATTTGCCTGATGGGTCGTATGAAGACTGGGGATGTGATGAGTTGATCATTGATTCTTAGACACAATAACCATATGGAGTCAACGTCCCCATAGACAAAATAACCATGTGAAGTCAATATCCCCATATACAGAAGATATGTTTTGAGTCAAGCTGTCCGACACTCACACCCTGCACCATTGTATATTAATAAACACTACCGAATTGTCCTAGTCAATATACGCGTCCAACCAGTTGGatgccaaaaacaacttcttACCATTGCTCTGCTCCTTGACAAAGCCACGGACCAACTCGTCGAAGGTGGCTCTCGATAATCGGTTGTCTCCCGAGCCGATTTCTCCAAGCTGCACCGAGCAGCACGCCTCTTTCAAAGTATCCACGTCAATGATAAGGTCATTGATGTCCGACCCTTCAGCAAACACCTGTAGCGCATTGTGGATGGTGGTACGGTCATCCAACTTCAGCAACTGCTGGGCCATGATGTTCAGAAACTGGGCGAAGTTTAACCCCTTGGATGTTTTGTCATCGGTAGCTaccatcacctccaaatcGGCTTTACGGGGCGGCTGGATCCCCAACGTCTTATATAACTTGACAAGGTCTTCCTTGGTGATAAGCGAGTCCTTGGAGTCGCCGTCGATCAACGTGAAGGCATTACGAAGCTCGGTCTTCTGGTTATTGGTGAGACTATTTAGCGGGATCATCTGGCGAAGGTaaacaaaaccaaacaCCGCGACTGCGAATTTAGTTagcaccaccaaccacttCATGGCGGAAGACACTCTTTATAACCAGCCAGTGGTGATCGACAACGGGTCAGGCAACCTCAAGGCCGGTTTTGCAGGTGATGACAAGCCCAAGGCGTTTTCGCTGGCCATCATTGGCCGACCCAAGTATCAGAAAATCATGGCGGGATCAATAGGCATGGGACGAGATGATATAGGTGATACATTCATAGGCAATACTGCCCAGGAATACCGAGGGCTTTTGAAGCTCAGCTACCCAATTGAACATGGTGTGGTCACCAACTGGGACGACATGGAGATGCTCTGGAACCATGTGTACACTCAGGATCTTAAAGCCAATGCAGAGGAGCATCCGTTGTTGATTACAGAAGCACCATTGAATCCCCGGCAAAACAGAGACAAGATGTGCCAGGTGCTCTTTGAGTCGTTCAACGTCCCGTGTGTGTACATCTCCCTCCAGGCGACGTTGTCGTTATACGCATCCGGACGAACCACGGGAGTGGTGATAGACAGTGGAGACGGAGTCACCCATATAGTACCATCGTACGAAGGCTTTGGATTGCCGACGTGTATCAAAAGAATGGATATCGCGGGGCGTGATGTGACGGAGCAGTTGGTGTACCATATACGAAGAATGTCCGGAGTTTCATTCAAAAGCAGTTCTGAGTTTGAGCTCGTGCGGACCATTAAGGAGAAATACTGTTTTGTATCGAATGATCCGTCCAAGGACGAAAAGGTGTACTCCTCGGCCGCCTATAGCCATTACCTCCTGGCGGCACGGCCGGAGCTGGAGTCCGAGTTGGTGTCCCACTTCAAGTTACCTGATGGAcatattttgcagctaGGAAGCGAGCGATTCAGGTCCACCGAAATCCTCTTCAACCCGCAATTGGTGGGAGACGAGTCGCCAGGAATCTCGCAGTTGACGGCATTGTCGTTGTCCAAAGTCGATCTTGATCTCCGGCCCACCCTTTACAGTAGCATTATTCTTTCGGGGGGTAATACCTTATTGCGAGGATTTGGTGATAGGCTTCTCAGTGATCTCAAGCACCAACAAGGCCAGCACATGACAGGGACCCCGGTGTGGAGCACTACCCGGAACGACCAATACGACACGAagatgaaggtgaagatatACGCTCCTCCAGAGAGAAAGTACTCTACGTGGGTGGGAGGTAGCATTTTGGCGGGTCTCTCGACGTTTAAGAGAATGTGGGTCACGTCGCAAGAGTACCAGGAAGACCCTGATATTGTGCACAGAAAGTGTATATAGGATGCTAAGGGAGCGTTTACTAACGACTGGCAAGTGTTCACATTATTCAAGTATTATACGCATGCTGATAATTAAGGCTATGCTACTGACAATCAGTTAGATCCCGTAGTATCTATCACCAAAGTCACCCAACCCAGGCACAATGAACTTGTCatcgttcaacttctggTCAATTCCACCGGTGATGATCTTGACTTCGGGGTACTTGTTTTGAAAGGTCTGAATCCCCTCGGGAGCtgccaacaagttcaagaagaaaattcTGTCAGCTTGTACCCCCCTGGCCAATAACACCTGTACGGCCATCATAGCACTTCCTCCGGTCGCCAACATGGGGTCCAACAAGAACACGTACCGCTCACTGATATCCTCTGGGAGTTTCTCATAAAACAACTTGGGCAACGCAGTTTCCTCATCTCTTTGGATCAAGATCTTTCCAATTCTCACCGACCGACAGCAGTCTCTCAATCCCATTTCCATGGATTCTCCTGCCCTGACAATCGACACTCCACAGATCTTGCCCAAAAACTTGGCCCCTTCATATTCGTGGTTTCCATGGCATTTGATAATGGTCTTCTGAACTGGCAATTGGTTCAAGCCCTCTTCGACCAAAAGTCTTATGATTCTGTCGGAGTAAAACACAAAGTCGCCTCTTCGGGTGCTCTGGTCTCTGATGATGGAATACAAGCCAATCAACTGGTTGGTTTGCGGGAGAAGGATGACATTTTTGCTGTAGTTGGTGGAAG encodes:
- the RPO26 gene encoding subunit common to RNA polymerases I, II, and III (EggNog:ENOG503P3W3; BUSCO:EOG09265552; COG:K) → MSDIEENAYNDAPENYDDFDQADHFSENEFEDPEPETNGDVDMKTEDGRTIINGGIGPDESKPRAKTTAELAIPKHQRTTTPYMTKYERARVLGTRALQISLNAPVLVDIEGETDPLQIAMKELSQRKIPLVIRRYLPDGSYEDWGCDELIIDS
- the QCR2 gene encoding ubiquinol-cytochrome c reductase core subunit 1 (COG:C; MEROPS:MER0001229; EggNog:ENOG503NXHG); translated protein: MSRAAFRSYSSAAAPLKVAARDAPGNLTTLSVIVNNAGSKAGKSGVAHLLSKFNFMNTESKSALRFTRESELLGGVVSTDVTRDAIVLKTQFLKEDLPYYVEALGNVLTKTSFRPHELPETVLPAALNEYENAHASNAFVASEALHEISFRRGYGHPLYYDGTKTYTSEDVAQFASEVYTAGNVSIVASGAVEADLVKFIGESAFSELPTGSTSAVAVKAYTGKEARVRVSGQSLAVIGVPIKPAEFAKYDILSATIGSAYLPATNTPLFQIPGASSQVYKYQDAGLFVVSVAGSDSAVVAEGIKKVKAVVDSITASDLSKSVKAAKLAVALESTLESPLEYAIDASAAKGGKLSSFNYVAVGDVDVLPFADEL
- the FUR1 gene encoding Uracil phosphoribosyltransferase, synthesizes UMP from uracil (COG:T,Z; EggNog:ENOG503NUU8), which translates into the protein MSTSTNYSKNVILLPQTNQLIGLYSIIRDQSTRRGDFVFYSDRIIRLLVEEGLNQLPVQKTIIKCHGNHEYEGAKFLGKICGVSIVRAGESMEMGLRDCCRSVRIGKILIQRDEETALPKLFYEKLPEDISERYVFLLDPMLATGGSAMMAVQVLLARGVQADRIFFLNLLAAPEGIQTFQNKYPEVKIITGGIDQKLNDDKFIVPGLGDFGDRYYGI
- the ARP1 gene encoding centractin- actin- protein of the dynactin complex (EggNog:ENOG503NU18; COG:Z), which produces MAEDTLYNQPVVIDNGSGNLKAGFAGDDKPKAFSSAIIGRPKYQKIMAGSIGMGRDDIGDTFIGNTAQEYRGLLKLSYPIEHGVVTNWDDMEMLWNHVYTQDLKANAEEHPLLITEAPLNPRQNRDKMCQVLFESFNVPCVYISLQATLSLYASGRTTGVVIDSGDGVTHIVPSYEGFGLPTCIKRMDIAGRDVTEQLVYHIRRMSGVSFKSSSEFELVRTIKEKYCFVSNDPSKDEKVYSSAAYSHYLSAARPESESELVSHFKLPDGHILQLGSERFRSTEILFNPQLVGDESPGISQLTALSLSKVDLDLRPTLYSSIILSGGNTLLRGFGDRLLSDLKHQQGQHMTGTPVWSTTRNDQYDTKMKVKIYAPPERKYSTWVGGSILAGLSTFKRMWVTSQEYQEDPDIVHRKCI
- a CDS encoding uncharacterized protein (EggNog:ENOG503NWH3; BUSCO:EOG09262O0R; COG:S), translating into MNQTHRILCIGVLVRFLLPTLFPSIPFKLSTVVELATPINSYTSLQEAFFYLQHSINPYDGGVNHHPPLLVAFFGLFKSQLPDSVFLTACNLLYSVVDVIIALRLASLNRWYNARVSKKTGEPVAPLSDALMVSFYLFNPLIILTNLSHCTLVFSQLFIIESLHQLTSNTNLARAMVSLGIATYLSGSPVLMVVPVLALAYVSLPKHKWENVYIQGTVVFFMTCGLLVFISAIWTSSVAFLDQCYGVIIRFDKIQPNVGLWWYFFTEMFDFFTPFYIGVFNLFSMIFIVPLTIRFFEYEDKDPKKASVKTGDAFLAVYLCYVWMSFLKSYPTVGDFGLAISLAPIFAATVLPYCKLVYITALTLLVCLILSPIFYYCWIVLGNGNSNFFYSINLVWGGVHILVLIDFTWGQLIREYCQEHDISPEQRHVIRLTQL
- a CDS encoding uncharacterized protein (COG:S; EggNog:ENOG503P73E) → MTDEIPEPAPYGGLLVQSIEDENDRAKRLAEQTVDVSVNGTSETLRPEAIHIRGVNSLSTKNIEAFINYYVNYVVTTENNEESGLPTTTYTPVSGDAQRKFRVQWINDGAVNIVFTTHEDATHALDQISITGANPAVVPMPVIYQVNLLVQERETKPYTPVIEFQKRTTLAHRLGVETETSEAQTSNMDEDESAVVLYARLSFQSDRKVKNAAVYSRYYLLHGEPERRPHKKRPINPKKRRHQRDYSDDLFADKLQARARPRGREEVEDLFADAMARIDRSRSPTRDRSRSPMRDE
- a CDS encoding uncharacterized protein (EggNog:ENOG503P5AF; COG:A), yielding MSSTSFNPINPKPFLKTLLNKRVIVRLKWNKTEYTGNLVSVDNYMNFQLDDASETAYVDGKKTAETVGEVFIRCNNVLFVREATDTATAAVPENEAVEAIEMEQ
- the MLC2 gene encoding Myosin type II regulatory light chain (COG:D,T,Z; EggNog:ENOG503P6A1), which codes for MIPLNSLTNNQKTELRNAFTLIDGDSKDSLITKEDLVKLYKTLGIQPPRKADLEVMVATDDKTSKGLNFAQFSNIMAQQLSKLDDRTTIHNALQVFAEGSDINDLIIDVDTLKEACCSVQLGEIGSGDNRLSRATFDELVRGFVKEQSNGKKLFLASNWLDAYID
- the VPS4 gene encoding Vacuolar protein sorting-associated protein 4 (EggNog:ENOG503NUSN; COG:O); the encoded protein is MSGGSDFLSKGIDLVQKAIDADTATRYEEAYKLYYNGLDYLMLAIKYEKNQKSKELIRSKFTEYLTRAEQLKDHLEKQSSKSNSAENSSTNGSTKARKPGETSGDDDDADTKKLRGALAGAILSEKPDVKWSDIAGLESAKEALKEAVILPVKFPQLFKGNRKPTSGILLYGPPGTGKSYLAKAVATEANSTFFSVSSSDLVSKWMGESERLVKQLFTMARESKPSIIFIDEVDALCGPRGEGESEASRRIKTELLVQMNGVGNDSSGVLVLGATNIPWQLDAAIRRRFEKRIYIPLPDEDARTRMFELNVGDVPCECNAQDLRALASMTDGYSGHDIAVVVRDALMQPIRKIQQATHFKPVQDQDGNRKLTPCSPGDEGAVETNWMDIGTDELQEPDLTIKDFIKSIKSNRPTVNASDIENHIKFTDDFGQEGN